Proteins encoded by one window of Centroberyx gerrardi isolate f3 chromosome 21, fCenGer3.hap1.cur.20231027, whole genome shotgun sequence:
- the LOC139931378 gene encoding uncharacterized protein LOC139931378: MGEDDSPGSSAPSAGKHKTSKEVYFSFLPEKYEPLIEEVEEEREETPQERRRRKEQKERRKKEKYKKYRKNVGKALRFGWRCLVAGLQSLAAGYATPLSATGTLVTDAYRAAGSKA; the protein is encoded by the exons aTGGGAGAGGACGACTCCCCCGGCAGCAGCGCTCCCTCGGCAGGTAAACACAAAACCTCCAAAGAAGTTTACTTCTCCTTCCTGCCGGAGAAATACGAGCCGCTGAtcgaggaggtggaggaggagagggaggagacgccgcaggagaggaggagaaggaaggagcagaaggagaggaggaagaaggagaaataCAAGAAGTACAGGAAG aaCGTTGGGAAGGCTCTGCGTTTCGGCTGGCGATGTCTGGTTGCCGGGTTGCAGAGCTTGGCGGCCGGTTATGCCACGCCCCTTTCAGCCACCGGCACGCTGGTGACGGACGCTTACCGAGCTGCCGGCAGCAAAGCATGA